The genomic window ACGCCCTCTTGATGTTGTATTATCTATAACTTCGGCTACTAACGTTTCGTCGTCACCAAAATATAATTTATTTCCTATTCTTATTTTACGTGCTGGATCTACTAAAACATCCCAAAGGCGTTGCTCTTCATTTAATTCTCTTAATAAGAAAACTTCGATTCTTGCTCCTGTTTTTTCCTTATTCCCGTATAAACGGGCAGGAAAAACTTTAGTATCATTTAAAATTAAAACATCGTCTTCCTTAAAATAGTCGATAATGTCTTTAAACATTTTGTGTTCTATGGTCTGCTCTTTTCTGTTAAGCACCATTAAACGTGATTCATCTCTGTTTTCAGCTGGATATTCTGCTAATAATTCTTCTGGTAAGTTGAAACCAAAATGTGATAATTTCATTCAAAAAGGTTTTAAATTAATGTGTTATTATTTCTGAGCTTCCTCAAAAAAAATCTAACAACTGCAAATATACAATCTCAGGATAGGGGTTGTCAAGTAAATGCGTGTTTATTATTCGGTTATTTTAAACCCAATGGCTCTTAAATCTTCCCAAAACGTTGGATACGATTTTGATACCACAGCGGCATGTTCTATAATTATTGGTGTTTTTAGTGCTAAAGGTGCAAATGCCATAGCCATACGGTGATCGTTATAGGTTGCAATTGGCACTAACTCTTTTATTTTAGTAGATGGTGCAAGGTGTAACGATTTATCGGTAATTTTTACTTCACCGCCTAATTTTTCAATTTCGGTTTTTAAAGCTACTAATCTATCTGTTTCTTTAATTTTTAAGGTGTGTAATCCTATTAAATCGCAAGGCATACCTAAAGCAAAGCATGTTACTGCAATGGTTTGAGCTATATCTGGTGCGTTTTTTAAATCTAAACTTAATATTGATTCGCTAGGCTTTTCTTTTTTTAATGTGATAGAATTGCCGTTGAACGTGCTGCTTACTCCAAAATGCTTATAAATTTCGACCAATACAGAATCGCCTTGTAAAGAGTTCTCTTTGTATGATGATAATGTAATTTCTGTTCCGATTTCGGCAATGGCCGCAATACTGAAATAGTATGATGCTGAAGACCAATCGGACTCTACAACCAATGTTTTTGGCGTTAATTGTTTTGTGTTTGGTTTCACAGTAATAACATTACCACTAAATAATGACTCTACTCCTATTTCGTCTAATAAACTCAACGTCATTTTTATATATGGAACCGATGTAATTTCACCTTCTAAGGTTAATTCTAACCCGTTTTCTAACTTTGAAGCAATCAATAATAAGGCAGAAATATACTGGCTACTTACATTTGCTTTTAGAGATACTTTATGATTTGATAGTTTTTTTCCTGTAATTTTTATTGGAGGAAAACCATCGTTATCTACATAACTTATTTCAGCTCCAAGATCTTTAAGTGCTTCAACTAATATTTTAATTGGTCGCTCGGTCATCCGTTTAGAACCTGTAAGTGTTACCGTTCTTCCTTCTTGAATTGAAAAATATGCAGTTAAAAACCGCATAGCCGTTCCTGCGTGATGAATATCTACAACACTAGATTTCGAGCTTAATGCATTCGTCATTAAATTACTATCGTCCGAATTTGAAACATTTTCAACTTTAAATTCCGGATAAAGCGCTTGTAATAATAACAAACGGTTAGATTCACTTTTTGAACCTGTAATTGTAACTGCCGATTTTTGGTTTTCTAGTTTGGATTTATGAAGGGTAATATTCATTATAAAATTCTATACGGATTAAAGCCTGCTAATTTACTTTAATTTTTCGTTATTATGGTGCCTATCATGGTCACGTTTTCCTTTCTTGTACATTCTTTCATCGAATGCTTTTTGTAAATCGACTCCGGTTTGGTTTGCTAAACAAAGTACCACGAATAAAACATCGGCTAATTCTTCGCCTAAATCTTTGTTTTTATCACTTTCTTTTTCGCTTTGCTCTCCGTATCTACGGGCAATTATTCTAGCGACCTCTCCTACTTCTTCTGTAAGTTGAGCCATATTGGTAAGCTCGTTAAAATAGCGAACGCCGTGTTCTTTTATCCAATGGTCAACTTCTTTTTGTGCGTTTTGTATATTCATTATATTCTACTTAAAACTATTTGTTCGTTTTCTTTTTCTATCATTTGTGCAAAATAAGCTTTTAAAGCTTCGTAATATTGGGGAGTAACAATTGCCGAATTAATCTCATATGAAACAGAAAGTTGTATTGTATTTCCCTTACCATTAATTTGATAAACAAATTTACCCAAATGATCTGGTAATGCTAAAACAATAGGTTCTGGCAGACTTTCTATTTTATATCCTTCGGGAATTTTGACTACCAACTTACTATCTGTTTGAAATGGGTAACCAAAATCTACTGGAAACTCTCTTTCACTTAACTTAAAAGGGTTATCAGTTGTTCTTAGAAAAAATAATGGCGAAAAATACATTTTATCA from Algibacter sp. L1A34 includes these protein-coding regions:
- a CDS encoding 3-phosphoshikimate 1-carboxyvinyltransferase, with product MNITLHKSKLENQKSAVTITGSKSESNRLLLLQALYPEFKVENVSNSDDSNLMTNALSSKSSVVDIHHAGTAMRFLTAYFSIQEGRTVTLTGSKRMTERPIKILVEALKDLGAEISYVDNDGFPPIKITGKKLSNHKVSLKANVSSQYISALLLIASKLENGLELTLEGEITSVPYIKMTLSLLDEIGVESLFSGNVITVKPNTKQLTPKTLVVESDWSSASYYFSIAAIAEIGTEITLSSYKENSLQGDSVLVEIYKHFGVSSTFNGNSITLKKEKPSESILSLDLKNAPDIAQTIAVTCFALGMPCDLIGLHTLKIKETDRLVALKTEIEKLGGEVKITDKSLHLAPSTKIKELVPIATYNDHRMAMAFAPLALKTPIIIEHAAVVSKSYPTFWEDLRAIGFKITE
- a CDS encoding nucleotide pyrophosphohydrolase, translating into MNIQNAQKEVDHWIKEHGVRYFNELTNMAQLTEEVGEVARIIARRYGEQSEKESDKNKDLGEELADVLFVVLCLANQTGVDLQKAFDERMYKKGKRDHDRHHNNEKLK